One segment of Neodiprion fabricii isolate iyNeoFabr1 chromosome 1, iyNeoFabr1.1, whole genome shotgun sequence DNA contains the following:
- the LOC124185985 gene encoding heparan-alpha-glucosaminide N-acetyltransferase-like, protein MIENTYCEYEDLTYDKACVAVKTSTDYPETWLYSLSSDCHLCPYTRIGQITYAQNQSFTFHTERSLTWRVRSNGVEEYVPASNTSDIICSLTPNLGQFGIYELNVDNGSCILSIVKDPSSLYMPLLAVFLVTLCLLAGCTLLRTGINSLRKKFRVRNPCIGDTDPQEKALVVKRRVRSIDTFRGISILAMIFVNDGAGGYSVLEHATWDGLLVGDLVFPWFMWIMGVCLPISVGSQLSRQVCRFTMCRGVVKRSVILFLLGLSLNTLGTNAQLENIRLFGVLQRFSVVYLIVALILVLLSRRRRIEPKNPFLEAVSDIFVLLPQWMLILCLVAAHSAITFRLPVVGCPTGYLGPGGRHDDGKYPDCVGGAAGYVDRKILGTRHIYQYPTANTVYGSGPFDPEGILGCLSSVFQVFLGVQAGMILKYYTSWKDRVCRWIGWALICGVLGLSLHFTNIVPMNKNLWSMSFVLVTTSLAFLLLTICYVLVDVTEYWRGGPFRIPGMNALAMYVGHQLCYQIFPFHWAYGEMNTHTWRLIETIWGVGLWTAIAYLLHARKIYLAL, encoded by the exons ATGATCGAAAACACTTACTGCGAGTACGAAGATTTAACGTACGACAAAGCTTGCGTCGCCGTCAAAACGAGCACCGATTATCCCGAAACTTGGCTCTACTCCCTGTCCTCCGATTGCCACTTG TGCCCATACACGCGAATCGGTCAGATAACGTACGCTCAAAATCAGAGCTTCACATTTCACACTGAGAGATCTTTGACATGGAGGGTACGGAGCAACGGCGTCGAGGAATATGTTCCGGCATCAAATACGAG CGACATAATCTGCAGTTTAACACCGAATTTGGGACAATTCGGTATATACGAATTAAACGTTGACAATGGAAGCTGCATTCTCAGCATCGTGAAGGATCCCTCGAGTTTGTACATGC CTCTCCTCGCTGTGTTTCTCGTAACACTCTGTCTACTGGCCGGATGCACTTTATTAAGAACCGGAATAAacagtttgagaaaaaaatttagggtCCGAAATCCGTGCATAGGTGATACGGATCCGCAGGAAAAGGCTTTGGTAGTTAAACGGCGAGTAAGATCCATCGACACGTTCAGAGG AATAAGTATTCTAGCGATGATTTTCGTGAACGACGGTGCCGGAGGCTACTCGGTTTTGGAGCATGCGACGTGGGACGGTTTGCTCGTCGGCGATTTGGTTTTTCCATGGTTCATGTGGATAATGGGGGTGTGTTTGCCGATATCGGTGGGTTCCCAACTATCGCGACAAGTTTGCCGTTTCACCATGTGTCGGGGAGTCGTCAAG CGCAGCGTAATTTTGTTCCTCCTCGGATTATCACTGAACACCCTCGGCACGAACGCGCAACTTGAAAACATCCGGTTGTTCGGTGTTCTCCAGCGTTTCAGCGTCGTCTACCTTATCGTCGCCCTGATCCTGGTTCTGCTCAGTCGGAGGAGACGCATCGAGCCCAAG AACCCGTTTCTCGAAGCCGTCAGCGACATTTTCGTTCTTCTCCCTCAATGGATGCTGATTTTATGCCTCGTCGCTGCCCACTCGGCGATAACTTTTCGCTTGCCGGTCGTCGGCTGCCCAAC AGGGTATCTTGGACCTGGGGGACGTCACGACGATGGCAAATATCCCGATTGCGTCGGCGGCGCGGCCGGGTATGTAGATCGAAAAATACTGGGAACACGGCATATTTACCAGTATCCAACAGCCAACACGGTTTATGGATCGGGTCCGTTCGATCCCGAGGGAATACTGG GCTGTCTAAGCTCGGTGTTTCAGGTATTTCTCGGTGTTCAGGCTGGTATGATATTGAAATACTACACGAGTTGGAAGGACCGAGTTTGCAGGTGGATCGGATGGGCCTTAATTTGCGGGGTCCTCGGTCTCTCGCTGCACTTTACTAACATTGTGccaatgaacaaaaatttatg GTCAATGTCTTTCGTGCTCGTTACGACGAGCCTCGCGTTTCTGTTACTGACGATTTGTTACGTCTTGGTAGACGTGACGGAATATTGGCGAGGCGGACCGTTCAGGATACCCG GAATGAACGCGTTGGCGATGTACGTTGGTCATCAGCTCTGTTATCAAATATTTCCGTTCCACTGGGCTTACGGTGAAATGAATACTCATACCTGGCGTCTGATCGAAACGATATGGGGCGTCGGGCTTTGGACTGCGATCGCCTACCTTCTCCACGCCAGGAAAATATACCTGGCATTATGA
- the LOC124185938 gene encoding protein transport protein Sec24C has protein sequence MNPQYMQQQPPYYGGPNNGPPRGGINANLPPVAHFNGSENSQGFPSKNPAQGPPTQESALPPQQSYYANNLRGPPTNPQSALPPMSQPPSNLNNLANQMSNINLGNQPRPPPGGFPPQVRRSSPGMLPPTSNINGYNSQSEQPSPIDSATQSQIDGPTVGKAGPPLPGQISAAQMPPQPGPPLPGQISAPQMPPQPGPPISQPPGPPLQGQTLASGGPQFPRQMPSGNLGSQFPGQLGPGQQSQRLSGPQSLSGQPPPNQPMMPGQQLPGQQSSVSGPPQMLSGPPLSGPPMRGQQNMSGPLMSGQQNLSGPPIPGHQNLPGPPLPGQPNLSGAQLQPHISGPPMPGQIHPAGPHMPGQMQMQGQQQYMAGPPRPGQQQPAGEPQGINRQPLGSMPPYQQPGYQQQGYTAQPDMYAGQRSPYQGGVPPGAPGGFQPGMQPGMQPQTARRLDPDQMPSPIQVIQDDQHTKGGVFVTNQKGLVPPLVTTKFTTQDQGHASPRFIRSTMYTIPTTTDIMKQTSVPFGLIISPMAKVAEGEYDPPIVDMGEIGPVRCIRCKAYMSPFMQFIDAGRRFQCMFCKATTEVPAEYFQHLDHTGQRMDRYERPELVLGTYEFVATKDYCRNNTIPKPPAMVFLIDVSYNNIKSGLVHLLCSEMKRIIRNLPIDAGQTRTNMRVGFITYNNTVHFYNIKACLAQPQMMVVGDVQEVFMPLLDGFLCDAEESETVIDSLMTQIPAMFSDTRETETILAPAIQAGLEALKASDCAGKLMVFHSTLPIAEAPGKLKNRDDRKLLGTEKEKTILGPQTNVYNNLGQECVGAGCSVDLFVFNNSYIDVATIGQVSRLTGGEVFKYTYFQADIDGERLITDIINNIKRPIAFDAIMRVRTSTGVRATDFYGHFFMSNTTDMELASIDSNKAVAIEVKHDDKLGDEEGVFIQAALLYTSCGGVRRLRVINLGLRTSSQMAELYRACDLDAIVNFFSKQSVFKLIEASPKAVKDNLISRCATMLAVYRKHCASPSSAGQLILPECMKLLPLYVNSILKSDAISGGADMTIDDRSFVMQAVATMDIPTSVAYFYPRLLPLHDIDPQGTELPQMVRCSIDKFTDDGAYLLENGIHMFLWLGLGLSSQWVQAVFGVPSVGQVDVDRTILPTLDTPLSHRITEIITQVRSQRHRCMRLTIVRQREKLEMVMRHFLVEDRGGDGSASYVDFLCHMHKEIRTLLS, from the exons ATGAATCCCCAATACATGCAGCAACAACCTCCTTACTACGGGGGGCCAAACAATGGACCGCCTCGTGGAGGAATAAATGCAAATCTTCCACCAGTAGCTCACTTCAACGGATCTGAAAACTCCCAAGGTTTTCCATCTAAAAATCCAGCTCAAGGCCCTCCTACTCAGGAATCTGCGCTACCTCCACAACAATCTTATTATGCAAATAATTTACGAG GACCACCAACCAATCCTCAGTCTGCTCTTCCGCCCATGAGTCAGCCTCCCAGCAATCTAAACAATCTTGCTAATCAAATGTCAAATATAAATCTAGGAAATCAACCGAGACCTCCACCAGGG GGCTTCCCTCCTCAAGTCAGACGAAGTAGTCCAGGAATGCTACCTCCAACTTCAAATATTAATGGCTACAACAGCCAATCAGAACAGCCTTCTCCCATAG ATTCCGCAACACAAAGTCAAATTGATGGACCAACGGTCGGAAAAGCTGGTCCGCCTCTGCCAGGACAAATTTCAGCTGCTCAAATGCCACCTCAACCTGGTCCACCTCTGCCAGGACAAATTTCAGCTCCTCAGATGCCGCCTCAGCCTGGTCCGCCAATTTCTCAGCCTCCCGGGCCTCCACTACAAGGACAAACCTTAGCTTCAGGTGGACCTCAGTTTCCCAGACAAATGCCATCTGGAAATCTTGGCTCACAATTCCCTGGGCAGCTCGGACCTGGTCAACAAAGTCAACGTCTTTCTGGCCCCCAAAGCTTATCAGGACAACCACCACCGAATCAGCCAATGATGCCTGGTCAACAGTTACCTGGTCAACAATCCAGCGTTTCTGGGCCACCGCAAATGCTGTCAGGTCCGCCTTTATCCGGGCCACCGATGCGTGGCCAACAGAATATGTCAGGACCTCTGATGTCTGGGCAACAGAATTTATCAGGACCCCCGATACCAGGGCATCAAAATCTACCGGGGCCACCATTACCTGGGCAACCTAATTTGTCAGGAGCTCAATTACAGCCACATATATCTGGACCGCCAATGCCTGGACAAATTCATCCTGCCGGGCCCCATATGCCTGGTCAAATGCAAATGCAGGGTCAACAGCAATACATGGCTGGCCCTCCTCGTCCTGGACAACAACAGCCTGCAGGTGAACCCCAGGGAATAAATAGGCAGCCACTTGGATCAATGCCACCGTATCAGCAGCCAGGTTATCAGCAGCAAGGATATACTGCTCAGCCT gACATGTATGCTGGACAGAGAAGTCCCTATCAGGGCGGTGTGCCACCAGGGGCACCAGGGGGATTTCAACCAGGTATGCAACCCGGAATGCAACCGCAAACAGCGCGGAGACTGGATCCTGACCAAATGCCAAGTCCC aTTCAAGTCATACAGGATGATCAGCATACTAAAGGCGGTGTGTTTGTGACTAATCAAAAAGGACTCGTTCCACCTCTGGTAACAACAAAATTCACTACTCAGGATCAAGGACACGCGTCCCCTAGATTTATCCGATCAACTATGTACACCATTCCAACGACTACAGATATCATGAAACAG ACCAGCGTACCATTTGGCCTCATAATTAGTCCAATGGCTAAGGTTGCGGAAGGAGAATACGATCCACCTATAGTCGACATGGGAGAGATTGGTCCAGTGCGTTGTATACGTTGTAAAGCGTACATGAGTCCGTTCATGCAATTCATAGACGCTGGTAGACGGTTCCAGTGTATGTTCTGTAAAGCTACTACAGAAG TTCCAGCAGAATATTTCCAACACTTGGATCACACGGGGCAAAGAATGGATCGTTATGAGCGGCCAGAATTAGTTTTGGGAACGTACGAATTTGTGGCAACTAAAGACTATTGTCGG aataacACGATTCCTAAACCACCAGCTATGGTCTTCCTTATTGATGTATCGTACAACAACATAAAGTCCGGCTTAGTGCACTTACTATGTTCAGAAATGAAGAGAATCATTCGTAATCTTCCCATCGACGCCGGGCAAACTAGAACGAATATGAGAGTTGGATTCATAACGTATAACAACACAGTTCACTTTTATAACATAAAAGCATGCTTAGCTCAACCGCAGATGATGGTAGTTGGCGACGTTCAAGAAGTCTTCATGCCTCTGTTAGACGGGTTCTTGTGCGACGCCGAAGAAAGTGAAACTGTCATTGACAGTCTAATGACACAAATTCCAGCTATGTTTTCTGACACTCGTGAAACTGAGACCATACTTGCACCCGCCATTCAAGCCGGACTGGAAGCACTGAAG GCGTCAGATTGTGCTGGAAAATTAATGGTATTCCACTCAACTTTGCCGATAGCTGAGGCACccggaaagttgaaaaatcgtgaTGATCGCAAGCTGTTAGgcacagaaaaagaaaagactaTATTAG gTCCACAGACCAATGTGTACAACAATCTTGGACAAGAATGCGTAGGAGCAGGATGCAGCGTCGATTTGTTTGTATTCAACAATTCGTATATTGACGTGGCAACAATTGGTCAAGTTTCGCGTTTGACTGGCGGGGAAGTCTTCAAATACACGTACTTCCAG GCTGATATTGACGGGGAACGATTAATAACAGATATAATCAACAACATCAAACGGCCAATTGCTTTTGACGCTATCATGAGAGTCCGTACTTCCACTGGCGTTAGAGCAACAGACTTTTATGGACACTTCTTTATGTCCAATACAACAGACATGGAATTGGCCAGTATAGATTCTAACAAG GCAGTTGCAATTGAAGTTAAACACGATGATAAGCTAGGAGATGAAGAAGGTGTATTTATTCAAGCAGCTCTATTATATACGTCTTGCGGCGGAGTTAGAAGGTTGCGAGTAATAAATTTGGGATTACGCACCTCATCTCAAATGGCAGAACTATACAGGGCCTGTGATTTAGATGCCATagttaatttcttttccaaacaGA GCGTGTTCAAGCTAATCGAAGCATCACCCAAGGCGGTAAAAGACAATTTAATCTCAAGATGCGCAACAATGCTTGCCGTCTATAGAAAACACTGCGCTTCACCTTCTAGTGCAGGACAACTAATTCTGCCCGAATGCATGAAGCTCCTGCCACTTTATGTGAATAGTATACTGAAAAGCGACGCGATTTCTGGTG GTGCGGACATGACTATTGACGACAGATCTTTTGTCATGCAAGCAGTAGCAACCATGGATATCCCAACTTCAGTAGCTTACTTTTACCCAAGATTATTACCGCTCCATGATATTGATCCTCAAGGTACTGAATTACCTCAAATGGTTCGCTGCTCAATTGACAAATTCACAGATGACGGCGCTTATCTCCTAG AAAACGGTATCCACATGTTCCTCTGGCTGGGTCTCGGCCTTTCGTCGCAGTGGGTGCAAGCTGTGTTTGGCGTACCGTCAGTAGGGCAAGTTGACGTCGATCGCACGATACTCCCAACCCTGGATACCCCGTTAAGCCACCGAATTACGGAAATAATAACGCAAGTCCGTTCGCAGAGACATCGTTGTATGAGG cTGACAATTGTCAGGCAAAGAGAAAAGCTTGAGATGGTTATGCGACACTTCTTGGTCGAGGATCGCGGCGGTGACGGAAGTGCGAGCTACGTGGATTTCCTGTGTCATATGCACAAAGAGATCAGGACACTTCTTAGCTAA